From Bradyrhizobium sp. AZCC 1610:
GGTGGAAGTTGATTTCTCTCATATATCAGCTTTCATAGAGGTCAGCCTTGCGCTCCCTGATTTTGCCAAGGTAGATTCAATTTTGGCCAGGCGTCCGGAGACGGAAAACCATGACAGGAGGTCATCGCCGTATCCTGGTCGTTGAGGACGACCCCGAAACCGCCGATCAACTTGTCGAGTCGCTCACGACCAGCGGGTATCAGGTGGATGTAGCCGCCAGCGGCAGCGAGGCGCTGAGCCGCGGCGTCGCCAACGACTATGCCGTGATCACGATGGACCGCATGCTTCCGGACATCGACGGCATCGCGGTCATGCGTCAAATGCGCGACGACGGCATTGCCACCCCGGTCCTGATCATCAGTGCGCTGGGAGAGGTCGACGATCGGGTACGTGGCCTGCGCGCCGGCGGCGATGACTATCTGGTCAAGCCTTTCTCTTTCGTCGAATTGCTGGCGCGCGTCGAGGCGCTTGGCCGGCGGAGCGACACCATTGTCAAAGAAACCATCTTGCGCGTTGGCGATCTCGCGATCGACCTGGTGTC
This genomic window contains:
- a CDS encoding response regulator transcription factor encodes the protein MTGGHRRILVVEDDPETADQLVESLTTSGYQVDVAASGSEALSRGVANDYAVITMDRMLPDIDGIAVMRQMRDDGIATPVLIISALGEVDDRVRGLRAGGDDYLVKPFSFVELLARVEALGRRSDTIVKETILRVGDLAIDLVSRTASRRGKDISLLPREFQLLEYLVRNEGRVVSRAMLLQHVWDLHFDPSTNIIDVYVGRVRRKVDGQQAYPLIHTVRGIGYCLRAPG